One segment of Microcoleus sp. FACHB-831 DNA contains the following:
- the secD gene encoding protein translocase subunit SecD, with protein sequence MGRQQRALLALILILVVASITTIAKIPIRLGLDLQGGSQLTLQVKPTEQVKEITQQDLEDVQKVIENRINGLGVSEALVQTVGNDQLVVQLPGVNDPQQAERVLGGTAQLDFLKQKPGTEARLPIEQQVRQEILLKQEQLLKLGNTEELAATRAALERSNKAIAELFERAGLTGTNLKDASAEPLQTSNSWNVGIRFDEEGGKKFAQLTKDLAGTGRSIGIFLDQALISAPTVGPEFAESGIVGGNAVITGNFTAQTANDLAVQLRGGALPFPVEVVENRTIGATLGRDSIQSSIYAGLGGLSLVLIFMGVYYRLPGLIADVSLVIYSLLCFAGFVLLGVTLTLPGIAGFILSIGMAVDANVLIFERTREELQAGKTLYRSVESGFYRAFSSILDSNVTTLIACGALFWLGSGLVKGFAVTLALGVAVSMFTAITCSRTLLLLLVLGVPALRQKPELFAPNIPASAR encoded by the coding sequence ATGGGAAGACAGCAACGTGCATTATTAGCTCTAATCTTAATTCTGGTGGTCGCCTCAATTACAACGATCGCCAAAATTCCCATAAGACTGGGATTAGACCTGCAAGGCGGGTCGCAACTGACGCTTCAGGTAAAACCCACAGAGCAAGTTAAGGAAATCACCCAGCAAGATTTAGAAGATGTTCAGAAGGTAATAGAAAATCGAATTAACGGCTTGGGCGTGTCGGAAGCGCTTGTGCAAACTGTTGGCAACGATCAGCTTGTAGTGCAGTTACCCGGTGTTAATGACCCGCAACAGGCAGAACGGGTACTGGGCGGGACGGCACAATTGGATTTTCTCAAACAGAAGCCCGGTACAGAAGCTCGACTGCCGATTGAACAACAGGTGCGACAAGAAATTTTACTGAAGCAGGAGCAGTTGCTCAAGCTGGGCAACACGGAAGAACTTGCGGCTACTCGGGCGGCTCTAGAGCGGAGTAACAAAGCGATCGCCGAACTTTTTGAACGCGCTGGCTTAACTGGCACAAACCTCAAAGATGCTAGCGCCGAACCCCTTCAAACCAGCAACAGCTGGAATGTGGGCATCCGCTTTGATGAGGAGGGAGGCAAAAAATTTGCCCAGCTCACCAAAGATTTGGCGGGGACTGGTCGCAGCATTGGTATTTTTCTGGACCAAGCACTCATCAGCGCCCCCACCGTTGGACCTGAATTTGCTGAAAGTGGCATTGTCGGCGGTAATGCCGTAATTACAGGCAACTTCACTGCACAAACTGCTAACGATCTGGCTGTTCAACTGCGTGGTGGTGCCCTACCCTTCCCCGTAGAAGTTGTGGAAAACCGCACGATAGGAGCTACACTGGGGCGAGACAGCATCCAGAGCAGTATTTACGCTGGTCTTGGTGGTCTGTCGTTGGTGTTGATCTTCATGGGCGTCTACTACCGACTACCTGGCTTAATTGCCGATGTCTCCTTAGTCATCTACTCGCTGCTATGTTTCGCTGGCTTTGTTTTACTGGGCGTTACTTTAACCCTGCCAGGAATTGCGGGTTTCATCCTTAGCATCGGTATGGCGGTTGATGCCAACGTACTGATTTTTGAGCGGACTCGGGAAGAATTACAAGCAGGTAAGACTTTATATCGCTCGGTCGAGTCTGGTTTTTACCGGGCCTTCTCTAGCATTTTGGACAGTAACGTCACTACTTTGATTGCTTGTGGCGCGCTGTTTTGGCTGGGATCGGGTTTAGTAAAGGGCTTTGCCGTAACTCTGGCTCTGGGCGTTGCAGTGAGTATGTTTACTGCCATCACCTGTAGTCGTACCCTGCTGCTGTTGCTGGTGCTGGGAGTTCCAGCATTGCGTCAGAAGCCGGAACTATTTGCTCCAAATATCCCGGCGTCAGCAAGATAA
- a CDS encoding DUF4870 domain-containing protein codes for MYDTDKRKLLSALCHGSIFFSAALVSIGIPIAILFVAEDPVVKESAKEAINFHFNVWLYGAIFGVLAWVLIGIPLLALLLFLSWVLPILAIIQSLTNPDQSYRYPFIFRLF; via the coding sequence ATGTACGACACGGACAAGCGGAAGCTGTTATCGGCACTGTGTCATGGCTCGATATTTTTTAGCGCTGCGCTTGTGTCTATTGGGATACCCATTGCGATCTTGTTCGTAGCTGAAGATCCAGTTGTAAAAGAGAGTGCCAAAGAAGCCATCAACTTCCACTTCAATGTGTGGCTTTATGGGGCAATATTTGGAGTCCTGGCTTGGGTCTTAATTGGTATACCGCTGCTGGCGTTGTTGCTGTTTTTAAGTTGGGTACTGCCAATTCTGGCAATTATTCAGTCTCTGACCAATCCTGACCAGAGCTACCGCTACCCATTTATTTTTCGCCTTTTTTAG
- a CDS encoding alpha-ketoacid dehydrogenase subunit beta, protein MAETLFFNALREAIDEEMARDPAVFVLGEDVGHYGGSYKVTRDLYKKYGDLRVLDTPIAENSFAGMAVGAAMTGLRPIIEGMNMGFLLLAFNQISNNAGMLRYTSGGNFKMPMVIRGPGGVGRQLGAEHSQRLEAYFQAVPGIKIVSCSTPYNAKGLLKSAIRNDNPVLFFEHVLLYNLKENLPDEEYLVPLDKAEMVREGKDVTILTYSRMRHHVMQAVPKLVKEGYDPEVIDLISLKPLDMETITASVKKTHKVIIVEECMKTGGIGAELIASINDRLFDELDAPVLRLSSQDIPTPYNGALERLTIVQPEQIVEAVEKMVALRV, encoded by the coding sequence ATGGCAGAAACCTTATTCTTCAACGCCCTCCGAGAAGCCATTGATGAAGAAATGGCTCGCGATCCCGCTGTATTCGTTCTTGGTGAAGACGTAGGTCACTATGGCGGCTCCTACAAAGTCACCAGAGACCTCTACAAAAAATATGGCGATCTGAGGGTTCTAGACACCCCTATTGCCGAAAACAGCTTTGCTGGGATGGCAGTCGGTGCCGCAATGACAGGTTTGCGCCCGATAATCGAAGGCATGAATATGGGCTTTTTGCTCCTCGCCTTCAACCAAATCTCCAACAACGCCGGGATGCTGCGCTATACCTCCGGCGGTAACTTCAAAATGCCAATGGTAATTAGGGGGCCGGGTGGTGTCGGTCGTCAGCTTGGTGCGGAACACTCCCAGCGACTAGAAGCTTACTTCCAAGCAGTTCCGGGTATTAAGATTGTTTCCTGCTCGACACCTTACAATGCCAAAGGTCTGCTCAAGTCTGCCATCCGCAACGATAACCCAGTTCTATTCTTTGAACACGTCCTCCTCTATAACTTGAAGGAAAACTTGCCAGACGAAGAATATCTAGTACCCCTAGATAAAGCTGAAATGGTACGAGAAGGCAAAGATGTCACCATTTTGACTTACTCGCGGATGCGTCACCACGTCATGCAAGCAGTGCCCAAGCTGGTTAAAGAAGGTTATGACCCAGAGGTAATTGACCTAATTTCCCTCAAGCCTCTCGATATGGAAACAATCACCGCTTCCGTAAAGAAAACCCATAAGGTGATAATTGTAGAAGAATGCATGAAAACGGGCGGAATTGGCGCAGAATTAATTGCATCTATTAATGACCGCTTGTTTGATGAACTAGATGCCCCCGTGCTGAGACTCTCTTCGCAAGATATCCCCACGCCTTACAATGGCGCTCTGGAAAGATTGACAATTGTGCAACCAGAGCAAATTGTAGAAGCAGTCGAGAAAATGGTGGCGTTGCGAGTATAA
- the secF gene encoding protein translocase subunit SecF: MKFSVIKQRRLWWIISSVAILSGLIAMAISWSQFGSPLRPGLDFVGGTRLQVELDCSKQNNCDKPIDTKAVREVLDSKGLGSSSSIQVLGKDQRGLSIRTKALDVDQRTQLATDLSAKIGAFDPQKTQIDTVGPTLGRQLFQSGMLALVLSFGGILLYLTFRFQFDYAFFAFVALFHDVLITIGSFSILGLVQGVEVDSLFVVALLTIIGFSVNDTVVIYDRIREVIQLDPDQPINKIVDDAVNQTLTRSINTTLTVLLTLLSIYLFGGETLKNFALALIIGFAAGAYSSIFIASTLFAWWRQRNVQRKPVAVTDSIPPSN; encoded by the coding sequence ATGAAATTCAGCGTTATTAAACAGCGGCGCTTGTGGTGGATTATTTCTAGTGTCGCCATTCTCAGTGGCTTGATAGCAATGGCAATTTCTTGGAGCCAGTTTGGTTCGCCACTGCGTCCCGGTCTTGATTTTGTGGGTGGTACTCGCCTACAGGTTGAACTGGATTGTTCTAAGCAGAACAACTGCGACAAGCCAATTGACACCAAAGCTGTGAGGGAAGTTTTAGACTCCAAGGGGCTAGGTAGTAGCAGTAGCATCCAAGTTCTAGGCAAAGACCAGCGCGGACTATCAATTCGGACAAAAGCATTAGATGTTGACCAACGCACCCAATTGGCAACAGACTTGTCGGCTAAAATTGGGGCTTTCGATCCTCAAAAAACTCAAATTGATACAGTAGGGCCAACCTTGGGCCGTCAGCTGTTTCAGTCTGGAATGCTGGCACTCGTACTCTCTTTCGGCGGCATCCTGCTATACCTTACCTTTCGGTTTCAGTTCGACTACGCCTTCTTCGCCTTCGTTGCCTTGTTTCACGATGTTTTGATCACCATTGGGAGTTTCTCAATATTGGGTTTGGTGCAAGGCGTCGAAGTTGATAGTTTATTCGTCGTTGCTCTTTTGACGATTATCGGTTTTTCAGTTAACGATACAGTAGTCATTTACGACCGAATTCGAGAAGTAATCCAGCTAGATCCGGATCAGCCTATAAACAAAATAGTGGATGATGCCGTCAATCAAACGCTAACGCGGTCGATTAATACAACATTAACAGTACTCCTGACCTTGCTTTCCATCTATCTATTTGGTGGAGAAACGCTGAAAAACTTTGCCCTTGCTTTAATTATTGGTTTCGCAGCTGGGGCTTATTCTAGTATCTTCATCGCCAGTACATTATTCGCATGGTGGAGACAGCGCAACGTTCAACGCAAGCCTGTTGCTGTAACAGATTCCATCCCTCCGAGTAATTAA